A region from the Cryptosporangium arvum DSM 44712 genome encodes:
- a CDS encoding ABC transporter permease, producing the protein MSAPIVAGGPGGTGGAGPGLPAVAEKQRSAAALLGRLARARELGLVVALFLLFGVTAIVNPRFIGVQSFKDILLNTAIVGLLAVGQTLVVVTRNIDLSVGSVLGLSAFVTGLLFADHQVPIVVAFLVGTLIGAVCGVINGVLVAVCRIPALVVTLGTMYVFRGADYWLAEGRQVNAADMPSAFLKIGSGSVLGIPILPLIALVLLALAAWGMRNLRSGRELYAIGSNPDAARLAGIPVGRRLFVAFVLTGTLSGIAGVLWAARYGTVDATAATGFELNVVAAVVVGGVAIFGGSGTVVGAALGALLLSTIGSALVVLKVEALWERAIDGALLLLAITLDRVLALRAERALRASASRGATTLPADGATGTPTRDGAAAAPSSDGAAAAPSPDGAGGAPPGAGAKGPGATPADGAPAGEAAADVAQGGTR; encoded by the coding sequence ATGAGCGCGCCGATCGTGGCCGGTGGGCCGGGCGGCACCGGCGGCGCGGGCCCGGGCCTGCCCGCCGTCGCGGAGAAGCAACGGTCGGCGGCCGCGCTGCTGGGGCGGCTCGCTCGCGCTCGTGAGCTGGGCCTCGTCGTCGCGCTGTTCCTGCTCTTCGGCGTCACCGCGATCGTCAACCCGCGGTTCATCGGGGTGCAGAGCTTCAAGGACATCCTGCTCAACACCGCGATCGTCGGGTTACTGGCGGTGGGCCAGACGCTCGTCGTCGTCACCCGCAACATCGACCTGTCGGTCGGCTCGGTGCTGGGCCTCTCGGCGTTCGTCACCGGTCTGCTGTTCGCCGACCACCAGGTGCCGATCGTCGTCGCGTTCCTCGTCGGCACGCTGATCGGCGCGGTGTGCGGGGTCATCAACGGGGTGCTGGTGGCGGTCTGCCGGATCCCCGCGCTGGTGGTGACGCTCGGCACGATGTACGTGTTCCGCGGGGCCGACTACTGGCTCGCCGAGGGGCGGCAGGTCAACGCCGCCGACATGCCGTCGGCGTTCCTGAAGATCGGCAGCGGCTCGGTGCTCGGGATCCCGATCCTGCCGCTGATCGCGCTGGTGCTGCTCGCTCTCGCCGCCTGGGGAATGCGTAACCTGCGCTCCGGTCGCGAGCTGTACGCGATCGGGTCCAACCCGGACGCCGCCCGGCTGGCGGGCATTCCCGTCGGCCGGCGCCTGTTCGTCGCGTTCGTGCTGACCGGGACGCTGTCCGGCATCGCCGGTGTGCTCTGGGCCGCGCGGTACGGAACGGTCGACGCCACCGCGGCGACCGGGTTCGAGCTGAACGTCGTCGCGGCGGTCGTCGTCGGCGGGGTGGCGATCTTCGGTGGCAGCGGCACCGTCGTGGGTGCCGCGCTCGGTGCACTGCTGCTGTCGACGATCGGCAGCGCGCTCGTCGTGCTGAAGGTCGAGGCGCTCTGGGAGCGGGCCATCGACGGTGCGCTGCTGCTCCTCGCGATCACCCTCGACCGGGTGCTTGCCCTCCGCGCCGAACGCGCCCTCCGCGCGTCGGCCAGCCGCGGCGCGACGACGCTCCCGGCCGACGGCGCTACCGGTACACCTACCCGTGACGGCGCTGCCGCCGCGCCCAGCTCTGACGGCGCTGCCGCCGCGCCCAGCCCCGACGGCGCCGGTGGTGCGCCGCCTGGTGCGGGTGCGAAGGGGCCGGGCGCCACGCCCGCCGACGGGGCCCCCGCGGGCGAGGCCGCCGCTGACGTCGCCCAGGGAGGCACACGATGA
- a CDS encoding ABC transporter permease, which yields MSTTVLPPPETSSPASFAEHSPLRRLLSWEGAITALLIFAVLVAGFGVDGFADSFNLANAQLDIVEIAILSLTLTLLVVIGEIDLSIASNLGMCSALMGVLWNAGLSIETIIPLTIVVGAIAGALNGFLVTVVGLPSLAVTIGTLALYRGMAYVLLGDKAVADFPVSYTSWPGKTFADLIPYPTILVIVLAIVVGVILHATPIGRSLYAIGSNKEAARFAGIRVKRITFWLFVASGAFAGLAAVIYTFRFSSARADNANGLELTVVAAVLLGGVSIFGGRGTLPGVLVAVLLVGVLRNALILDDVSTETLMLVTGGLLIFSVLAPNAVTWARERLRLRKLSS from the coding sequence ATGAGCACCACGGTTCTGCCTCCGCCGGAGACGAGTTCGCCGGCCTCCTTCGCGGAGCACTCGCCGCTGCGCCGGCTGCTCTCGTGGGAGGGCGCGATCACCGCGCTGCTGATCTTCGCGGTGCTGGTCGCCGGCTTCGGCGTGGACGGGTTCGCCGACTCGTTCAACCTCGCGAACGCGCAGCTCGACATCGTCGAGATCGCGATCCTGTCGTTGACCCTGACGCTGCTCGTCGTGATCGGGGAGATCGACCTCTCGATCGCCTCGAACCTCGGCATGTGCAGCGCGCTGATGGGCGTGCTCTGGAACGCCGGGCTGTCGATCGAGACGATCATCCCGCTGACGATCGTGGTCGGCGCGATCGCCGGTGCGCTCAACGGCTTCCTGGTGACGGTCGTCGGCCTGCCGAGCCTCGCGGTGACGATCGGCACGCTCGCGCTCTACCGCGGTATGGCCTACGTGCTGCTCGGCGACAAAGCCGTCGCGGACTTCCCGGTCAGCTACACGTCCTGGCCCGGCAAGACTTTCGCCGACCTGATCCCGTACCCGACGATCCTGGTGATCGTGCTGGCGATCGTCGTCGGCGTGATCCTGCACGCGACGCCGATCGGCCGCTCGCTCTACGCGATCGGCTCCAACAAGGAGGCGGCCCGCTTCGCCGGCATCCGGGTCAAGCGGATCACGTTCTGGCTGTTCGTGGCGTCGGGCGCGTTCGCCGGCCTGGCCGCGGTCATCTACACGTTCCGGTTCTCCAGCGCCCGCGCCGACAACGCGAACGGGCTGGAGCTCACGGTCGTCGCCGCCGTCCTGCTCGGTGGGGTCTCGATCTTCGGCGGACGCGGCACGCTGCCCGGCGTCCTCGTGGCGGTTCTGCTGGTGGGGGTGCTGCGCAACGCGCTGATCCTCGACGACGTCTCGACCGAGACGCTGATGCTCGTCACCGGTGGGCTGCTGATCTTCTCCGTGCTCGCGCCGAACGCCGTCACCTGGGCCCGCGAGCGCCTGCGACTGCGAAAACTTTCCTCCTAA
- the rhaS gene encoding rhamnose ABC transporter substrate-binding protein yields MMLLRARRSVAFSAALVAVTLAAAACGGTTKDSTDNASAGPASSASANPDAPLKEGLKIAFLPKQVNNPYFTVSDKGGEKAVTEFKGTYKEVGPSDASASSQVQYINTLTQQGQDGICVSANDANAIVPALTQARQRGVKVVTFDSDAAVAGRDAFVNQADPEALGRTEVQLLAKQIGEKGKIAILSATPNATNQNAWIEFMKDELKKYPGMQLVKVAYGNDDDQKSFQETQGLLQAYPDLKGIISPTTVGIAAAARYLSSSPYKGKVQLTGLGTPNQMRQYVKDGTVKEFELWDPAKLGYLCAYTAAALASGQITGAEGEKFKAGELGEYTLGKDGAILLGPPQVFDTKNIDQFNF; encoded by the coding sequence ATGATGTTGCTCCGTGCACGGAGAAGCGTTGCGTTCTCCGCCGCGCTGGTCGCGGTGACGCTCGCCGCGGCCGCCTGCGGTGGCACCACCAAGGACTCCACCGACAACGCGTCGGCGGGCCCGGCCTCGTCCGCTTCGGCGAACCCGGACGCTCCTCTCAAGGAGGGGCTGAAGATCGCGTTCCTGCCCAAGCAGGTGAACAACCCCTACTTCACGGTGTCCGACAAGGGCGGCGAGAAGGCGGTCACCGAGTTCAAGGGCACGTACAAGGAGGTCGGTCCCTCCGACGCGAGCGCCTCCTCGCAGGTCCAGTACATCAACACGCTGACCCAGCAGGGCCAGGACGGCATCTGCGTCTCGGCCAACGACGCCAACGCGATCGTCCCGGCGCTGACCCAGGCCCGTCAGCGCGGGGTCAAGGTCGTCACGTTCGACTCGGACGCCGCGGTCGCCGGCCGGGACGCGTTCGTGAACCAGGCCGACCCGGAGGCGCTCGGCCGCACCGAGGTGCAGCTCCTGGCCAAGCAGATCGGCGAGAAGGGCAAGATCGCGATCCTGTCCGCCACGCCGAACGCCACGAACCAGAACGCCTGGATCGAGTTCATGAAGGACGAACTCAAGAAGTACCCGGGCATGCAGCTGGTGAAGGTCGCCTACGGCAACGACGACGACCAGAAGTCGTTCCAGGAGACGCAGGGTCTGCTCCAGGCGTACCCCGACCTCAAGGGCATCATCTCGCCGACCACGGTGGGCATCGCCGCGGCCGCTCGCTACCTGTCGAGCTCGCCGTACAAGGGCAAGGTGCAGCTGACCGGTCTCGGCACGCCGAACCAGATGCGTCAGTACGTCAAGGACGGCACGGTCAAGGAGTTCGAGCTCTGGGACCCGGCCAAGCTCGGCTACCTGTGCGCGTACACCGCGGCCGCGCTGGCCTCCGGGCAGATCACCGGCGCGGAAGGCGAGAAGTTCAAGGCCGGTGAGCTGGGCGAGTACACGCTCGGCAAGGACGGAGCCATCCTCCTCGGCCCGCCCCAGGTCTTCGACACCAAAAACATCGACCAGTTCAACTTCTAG
- a CDS encoding L-rhamnose mutarotase has translation MQRVCLLGRVDPSRLDEYRERHAAVWPEMLAALTRHGWTNYSLFLKDDGLLIGYLETEDYAAGLAGMAGEEVNARWQAEMGPFFVGLGDRRPDEGFLIVPEVFHLD, from the coding sequence ATGCAGCGGGTTTGTCTTTTGGGCCGGGTTGATCCGTCACGGCTCGATGAGTATCGGGAGCGGCACGCTGCGGTGTGGCCGGAGATGCTTGCCGCTTTGACCAGGCACGGCTGGACGAACTACTCGCTGTTCCTGAAGGACGACGGTCTTCTGATCGGCTACCTGGAGACCGAGGACTACGCCGCGGGCCTGGCCGGGATGGCCGGCGAAGAAGTGAACGCCCGCTGGCAGGCGGAAATGGGGCCGTTCTTCGTCGGCCTCGGCGATCGCCGCCCGGACGAGGGCTTCCTGATCGTCCCCGAAGTGTTCCACCTCGACTGA
- the rhaI gene encoding L-rhamnose isomerase: protein MSRVTDVLNRQHIELPSWAFANSGTRFKVFPQAGVPRDPYEKVADAAQVHKYTGAAPTVALHIPWDKTDDYADLARFAQEQGVTLGTINSNVFQDNDYMLGSVTNPDAGVRRKATDHLLECIDIMDRTGSRDLKLWFSDGINYPGQDDIRERQDRLAAALAEVYARLGDHQRMLLEYKLFEPAFYATDVPDWGTAYAHTLTLGEKAVVCVDTGHHAPSTNIEFIVAVLLRAGKLGAFDFNSRFYADDDLMVGAADPFQLFRILFEVLRGGGFDRDPGAMDEIAFMLDQCHNIEPKIPGQIRSVMNVQEATAKALLVDREALAAAQAEGDVLGANAVFMDAYNTDVRPLLASLREEKGLDPDPMGAYRRSGYAEKIVAERIGGTQAGWGA, encoded by the coding sequence ATGTCCCGAGTGACCGACGTACTCAACCGCCAGCACATCGAGCTGCCCTCGTGGGCGTTCGCCAACTCCGGGACCCGGTTCAAGGTTTTTCCCCAGGCCGGCGTCCCGCGCGACCCGTACGAGAAGGTCGCCGACGCCGCCCAGGTGCACAAGTACACCGGCGCCGCTCCGACGGTCGCGCTGCACATCCCGTGGGACAAGACCGACGACTACGCCGACCTGGCCCGCTTCGCCCAGGAGCAGGGCGTCACGCTGGGCACGATCAACTCGAACGTGTTCCAGGACAACGACTACATGCTCGGCAGCGTGACCAACCCGGACGCCGGCGTTCGCCGGAAGGCCACCGACCACCTGCTCGAGTGCATCGACATCATGGACCGGACCGGGTCGCGCGACCTGAAGCTCTGGTTCTCCGACGGCATCAACTACCCGGGTCAGGACGACATCCGCGAGCGCCAGGACCGCTTGGCCGCGGCGCTGGCCGAGGTCTACGCCCGGCTCGGTGACCACCAGCGGATGCTGCTGGAGTACAAGCTGTTCGAGCCCGCGTTCTACGCCACCGACGTGCCGGACTGGGGCACCGCCTATGCGCACACGCTGACGCTCGGCGAGAAGGCCGTCGTCTGCGTCGACACCGGACACCACGCGCCGAGCACGAACATCGAGTTCATCGTCGCGGTGCTGCTGCGGGCCGGGAAGCTCGGCGCGTTCGACTTCAACTCCCGCTTCTACGCCGACGACGACCTGATGGTCGGTGCCGCGGACCCGTTCCAGCTGTTCCGCATCCTGTTCGAGGTGCTGCGCGGAGGCGGCTTCGACCGCGATCCCGGCGCGATGGACGAGATCGCTTTCATGCTCGACCAGTGCCACAACATCGAGCCGAAGATCCCCGGTCAGATCCGCTCGGTGATGAACGTGCAGGAAGCGACGGCCAAGGCGCTGCTCGTCGACCGCGAGGCGCTGGCCGCTGCGCAGGCCGAAGGCGACGTGCTCGGCGCGAACGCCGTGTTCATGGACGCCTACAACACCGACGTGCGCCCGCTGCTGGCCTCGCTGCGGGAGGAGAAGGGGCTCGACCCCGACCCGATGGGCGCCTACCGGCGCTCCGGGTACGCCGAGAAGATCGTCGCCGAGCGCATCGGCGGAACCCAAGCGGGATGGGGAGCATGA